The Palaemon carinicauda isolate YSFRI2023 chromosome 43, ASM3689809v2, whole genome shotgun sequence genome window below encodes:
- the LOC137633951 gene encoding uncharacterized protein isoform X2 gives MVSKVTAEELMELAAKAGEVRYVRLGLECNGTKNALVESSEQPFNNISAENASSGIHGTAHQSEQPFFHCNYQALNQEQRGSAVRN, from the exons GTAACTGCTGAGGAATTGATGGAGCTAGCAGCTAAAGCTGGAGAAGTTCGTTATGTGCGTCTTGGATTGGAGTGTAATGGAACTAAAAATGCATTAGTGGAGTCTTCTGAGCAACCTTTTAATAATATCAGCGCTGAAAATGCATCATCAGGAATTCATGGGACAGCCCATCAA AGTGAACAACCATTCTTCCACTGCAATTATCAAGCCCTAAACCAAGAGCAACGAGGCAGCGCAGTGAGAAATTGA